In Bactrocera neohumeralis isolate Rockhampton chromosome 5, APGP_CSIRO_Bneo_wtdbg2-racon-allhic-juicebox.fasta_v2, whole genome shotgun sequence, the genomic window cttaaattggcAAATTTGAAGATTTGAAGATTTGTATACTTTGAgataagaaataaaacaagaagattacaacaacagtaacatccgaaatataatttaataatacagATCTCAGTTAGGcgtttaagttttatttttctccaTTAGCTAGACTAATTTGTATAATGGCTAAATTATGCAAAACTAAGTCATACaacacaaaagaaaagaaaaacaaaagcaaataactcATCAAAGTAAAACCGtaaaacaaagcgaaaaatCTTACAAGATTGGTAAGCACAcgagagagaaagaaagagagagagctAGAGCTAGAGCGCAGATATTAGAGGCGAATCGGCACACGAATAGAACTCGTACACTCGGCTCTTCGACAAAGCGCAAACGCTTACGTCCGCCGCACTTTTAGCGGTAACATTTGTCATTCGGAAGTTAGTTGTATGAAGAGAAGAAAAAATCTGAagtaatttttatgcaaaattatgCTATGAGACTACAATTAAAAGCACACCGCGATGATGTGTTAATAAACTTGAATAAATCATTAACAATAAAGTCTAAATTTATAAGACACAAATCTACGTATATGCATTACCAACTATTGGGTGACAAGCACTTTTATGGCTTCCGATCTGATTTTATAGGTAAAACACAATGCTTCCGTCGTTCGCCAAATCTGCCTACGATTGTTGTCTGCTTGATTcagatatgaaaaaaattcgcAAGGTTAACGAACCAAGTTCAAGGGCAGTCACATTCCGGTGCTTAAAATAACTAAAGAATCTTAGTTACGATATTCTCGGAAAGGTTATTGTATTTAGTATTTTcgattgatttttattattggtTTTCGATCACTTCAAGGTGAGAagttttagatatatattttaagtttcttgCAGAGACGTTGCTTTTATCtaattatatttcttaatatttataatctgtggtgttatatacatatattatactttGCTACCAAATGTATGAAAATCCGTAATTAATGAGCTTGTATAATTTACTACTTGGAAAGGGAATTAAGGGGTAGTCATCTAACGCATGGTCAAGAATGAAACTGAAACAACAAAGTAGTAATTGAACCAAATCAGCCTGGATACCAAAAAAATCCGTGATAATCATAAACTAACTGTAGCATTATGAGTATCAataattgaagaaattattttattcggtgtttttttattatccatCTATCCAAAACCGAGCTGTTAATCAATGCAATCGGTTTATTCTATATGGTGTAAGAAAAATACGATttcgcattaaaaaaaaactattgacTTAGTAATGAATGAGCAGAGGGAAAAGATGGCCGAATTCCTATCTGCGGCGCTGTTGAATCCctacaaaatcgaaaaatttttgaagcggatggttacTGGTGATAAAAAGTGGATAGCTTATGAAAATGTCAATCGCAAAAGGTCGTAGTCGAATTGCGATGAGCTTCCGAAAACGGTGCCTAAGCCAGAGTTGACGATCAGAAAAGTCAGAAGTAATTCGGACCTGTAATGTCAACAATTGGACCGTATGAAAGAATATATCGCTTAGAAACGACCAAGAGAGGAATTGTATGCCATCAAGACAATGCCAGGCCACTCGTATCGATAGTCATACGCCAGAAACTCCGAGAGCTTGGTTGGGAGATATTTATGCATTCACTTCATAGTCCAGACCTGCCAACTTTTTGCAAAATAGGAACGAAGGTTTTTATGAGAGtggcaaaataattttacattagaCCACACTTAACGCATAGGATAGGTTCTATCAAAGTAGAGCGTAATAGGAAGCAGCACTAACCGAGGCTATCTTAACATGAAAATAGAGGAATCTGGGGAAGATGGATAGAAAATTGATAAGGTAgtcaatttaataattatatcaaaaaaatcaaaccaAACAATTATTTCTTACAAAAACCAATAACCAACAATATAAGGGTCTACTTTGTGTTTTTCTGCCATTTTGTCAAGAAGGCATGTTACATTACATGCCGTCTTGACAAAAAGCATTTTGCATTTTCCTTCTGCGTTCTTTAAAAGTTGTTGATAAGTGGATAAAGAATCTAACTAATCTTTGAACAACATTTCATATATAGCGACCAAACTGCATTTTACAACCGCCATCGAATGTTCTTTTTATCTTCTTCGAAATCACTAtcgtcaatatttttgttttcttcatgCTCAGCTAGAGCCTTTAGCTCATAATTGGGAATACTAGCTGCTGTTTCTTGAACAATATCTTCAACGTCTTCCATATTTACCTCATCtgaaccagttttttttttgctaatttaacAATTTCATCCATATCGACAGTGTGCCATGTCTTCGCTCTTACTTAAATCTGGCCAAATATTCTTCGATAACAATTTCAAAGacctttttaatatattattgcaAGAAAGGTTTATTTTTCTACAGATTTCATGATATTgtagtttttccaaatttctctCAGCGATCGCTTTTTTGCTAcatcaattttttcaatgttgATCGCAAGTAAATTGGACACCCAAAAGTGGTTCTAACcgacaaaaacatcaaaaaagttcacAAGATAACTTTGAATGACCGTAAAATGAAGTTTTTCGAGATAATAAGCATTCTAAGGATATCAAATGCACGTGTACATcgtatcattcacgaatatttggtatgagaaagctctatgCTAAGTAAGTGCCGAAGCAACGACGACGTGATGATTCGGAGAAGTGTTTGTAttttcaagcgtaataaacccgagttttgtCGTCTTCATTCGAGTAATCTACACACGATGAatccgctccaaagcgtggaataACACAACACTCGGCTGGCAAGGTTTTTGCGTCTATATTTTGAGATGCGCGTGGAATAtatttgaaggacgaaatcgctgtatttgaagaaaacgaaagtgttatttcaccaagacaatgcactgtgtcacaagtcagtgaaaacgatggcaaaagtccgtgaattgggcttcgaattgcttctaCATACACCACCACACGTATTCTCCGGATCTGGCCCCAACGGCTTTATTCTCAGaccgctgggaagaaattttcatcaaatgaagaagtgatcgccgaaactaagggctattttgaagcaaagaacaaatcatactacaaaaatggtatcacAAAGTTTGAGGGCCGCTATAATCTATGTATCatccttgaagggaactatgttgaaaaaaacgaattttgtcgAAAATAAAGCGGGGACTTTTCAATAGAGTAAAGATAATTTAGACTATAGGAGGGATATGGATCCACATCGCCCGATTTTTAAGTAGCAAACTAAGTTTTTAAGACAGTTAAAAGGGTTCTAAGTTTTGATGTATGAACATCAGGAAAAGTATAGTATGAATCGGTATTACAAGTACCAAAGCGTACGAAAAACTAGATACCAGCTAAGGACCACCAGATACATAGTTTTAAATGCAACATGTCTTCAAAATTTGTTCGCCTACacgaaaaacaaatttcaaacaagcaaacataatgtactatatatgtatgtattaaaatacaaatgcaTCCATCTGTGGGTGTGcaagataacaaaaaaaatttaacaaaatatatttgacaACTGAAATGCCATTAATTGCCAACCCGTTTAGTGCATCACCAACTAATTAATTATCCAGCTGCATTAGCCGAACAATGGACCGAACTCAAGACATTTATTGTAAAGTAAAATGATAGATCCAAACAAACTCATGAACATGTGTAAAATGAGAGTGTGAATTTGAACAGAAACCAGAACCAGcaaaaaaagcagcaaaaaagcaacaaaaacaccaaacaaCTAGCACAACAACGAAGTACACAACTAAAAAGCCTCAACCCTTAttgatacaataacaacaacaatggtgaTGTTTAAAACGTTTTGTGCAGCACAGCAAGTTGGAATTCATATGATTTGGCTCACTCACTTGGATTAACTCAATTTTCGTATATGGCAACAAAGAGTAAAGTGTCACACTTTTAATATAAGACCATATGGCAGCAGAAACAAAGGTGCTGACAATAGCAATAGGcctaagaaaaacgaaaaaaatacaacaaaaaacaccaaaaagtaAATAGGCTTCAATGGTGGACAAATACAGAGACACAAAGTAGCAAATCTGCATATTTTAAATCGGTGCTGTAGAAGCGCAGAAGATATGCTCAATTTATGCAGCAGCCAATGTAAAGGCGAACGAAACGGCGACCCCCACTTTGTATATAAACTATGTAGATCAATAGGCCTATATCCAGTAAACCATCTCAATTCGATACTAAAGCATCAACGCGGTGTGACGCGCCAAATCGAAcgaacaaatataaaaatatcgaaacaattcgaatattgaaaaaatacgaacGCGAACGGTGATACCCAAGTGTTttgtgaaatattgaaaattttttatataaaaaaataactgaaataattgaaaaaatgcgTCTCCTGATCGTAGCACTCGCACTCTTCGCCGTTAGCGCCACAGCCGCGCCACAATATGGATACGAACCAGCAGGCAGTGCCAGTGGATTAACCGCACGCGGCAGCAATGGAGTCCTCGGCGGCAGCGGTGGTGTTGCGCCCGGTATTGGTGGTGGTGCCATTGGCAATGGTAACTCCCTAAGCCATGGCGGCGGACGTGGTGGTGACAAATACCTACCACCCGAGTCCGAACAACAGGCGCCACTCATCAACAAACAATTCTACACCATCTCGGCACCGGAAGATAATGCCACCAAATCGAAGCACTTGGTTTTGGGCAAACCACAAAAGAATTTCCGTGTGATCTTCATTAAGGCACCCACACCCGATAATGTTAAGTACTCTGCCGAATTCGCGCCACAAGAAGAGAAAACCGTTATCTATGTGTTGCACAAGAAGGGTGAAGATATCGATGCCGCCAACATTGGTACACCAGCACCAACTGTGCCCAGCAAACCAGAGGTCTTCTTCATCAAATACAAGACACCCGAGGAGGCACAACAGGCACAGAAGGAAATTCAGGGTAAGTGTTGAGCATTTAAACGGGCGCGAGTAAAAAATTTTGTCGTACAAAGCTTAAGGGAATTATATCAgcctatataccatatatgacTTCCGGCAAAAAAACAGCTTATATTTAACCAAGCTTCTATTGCTTTCTCTCTTCCAGATCAATACGATCAATTGGGCGGCAACAACCAATTCGGTGAAGACACTGCACCCATCACCTCCGTGGTTGGCGCTTTGGACAGCCTTAACCCTGATGGCAGCTACAACTATCGCCAAGTGAACGGCGGCAGCGCCAATTTGGCAGAGCCACAGCAGCCACAACAGCCCAGCTCTCAATATTTGCCATCTTTCTTGAAGGTTTAATTGGAATTTGATATGAAAATTTACGACCTACTTGGAATTTAGTATTTAGTTAGCAATGTTGATTAATAGTTAAGCGGAATCTGTGACAAGCGTATTCGTTATTTGCGCACATTCTTTGTTATatctgttgttatttttatttgttaaatgttgttttcttgttttaaataaattgaaatcgaaattcataCGAATTGTGTTAGTAACTAAATACGTATTGGGCTCGGGGAAAATCCAAGAAATATTTGCATATCTCTTTTTCAGATTTCCTAATTAGCTTTGTATTCCCTTTTATGTATGCGATTCTGCCAAATTCAGAACCGTATACAGTTACCATCTTTATTGAATTCCTTCGGCTGAAGACcaacaaaatttgatatttctaTTGATTATTTATAGCCTAGTTTCGAATTCAGCGCTGCTGTTGGAAATACCCAATACTAAAAggtcaatatcaatatcatgatTGTCACTTTAGTATGTGTAAAACAGACAtcacttaaaaaaattcttgcaaatttttattaaaaaatgatatctataaaaaaataaaaattgaaaaaaatgctaataaaaaaattcaaaaaatataaaaaaattataatagtaaaaagttatgaaaattattttaaaaaattataataataaatattattataaaatactaaacaaaataaaaaaaaaaataaaataaaataaatcaaaaaataaatataaaattcatctttatatacaaaaagtacgtgtcacgttgtttgtccgcgatggactcctaaactactgaaccgattttagtaaaatttagcacactgggTTCAGCTcaaaccaacttagaagataggacagctaaaattcataaataaagaatacagtgaaagctctcttAAATGGACGCcttattaagcggacaactctattaactgaaCAGAAACGCTGGAAACCAGAAACATTGAGAAAGCCGCCTTatgttcgttattttttcctatgaaatttatttgtaggaacatatttaaaattaaatttcaagtactacaatcccttggattcttataccgacaaaatcGTTTTCGCcttattagtaaataaaattttctctgtatttaatagtttattatatgaataatagtataaaatgtataccgcAGCAACGCGAAGCCGGACCCCctagtttaataaatataaaatagataTTTTAGAGGGTTAGGtataactttaataaaaacCACCATTGTGTCTTGATATCATGCCCTCCAATATTACTCTAAAATCAATTTCCTTTTGGTAGAACATAATAGCAACGATTCAAGAGTATtcctgatttaaaaaaaatattgcttcaaCTGCTTAGAGGTTGGTCAAAATTaaaggggttatatccacttgtgattttcaaaaaatcgattgtttgaatgtacatatattcaagaatattctctgaaaatttcaaatcgatccgaaaattagtttcggagatatgagcgTTCGAAAGTAGGCGGAGCACGAGTCGGAGTAGCCGTTcccgaaactttaaacgcgtttatcTCAAAACCGtgttttcagagtcggtgagCAAAATTTCTCCGAAACCGCTAAACCGatcggtttgaaattttcacacgacttactcagatatatttttcaggtaatgatcgaaggaataaggttttggacaataatttcgattttttaagccactttaaagtgaaaaattttcatgaaaaactgaatttcttttttgaacagccgccattttgtcaaaaatctaaattttgactagaccttcgatcattacctgtatttatttatcacaaaactaaatatttttggtttttggttttcagATAATTTGGACCAGAGATATCTTGCTCACCGCCAAGCACTTTTTGTGGACATCTCTCCGCAGATCATCTACAGGAGCTAGAGgatccaatatttttttaaataaaccgcTGATTGTTAGttaaagtacattaaattctgtttaagtacattttttccattaaagtataaaataaaatgcctcTTGCCTCTTCAcaaaaaaacgcgttttttctgCCTCGCAAttggatataaccccttaaagtaaaaagaaatccaTTATCTTTGTACTAAATGTACTATAACTATTTATTTGGTTAGATTGATCCGATTTAGGTGAAATATGCACGGTTTTGTTCAAGAACTTATTACCATTCGAACTTTTCGTCACTTTAGCAAAAGCCAGAGACAATCGAATCCAAACTTCTCTAGAGgcgaatttttcaccagcaaatCCATACGCCATGGACAGGAGCGTATATCACTTGCTACCAGGTTCGACCTATAAGAAGTGTGCATAAGAGTCACCCAACTTAGCTCCGAGAGCTTCTGGTAACTCACTATTGATGCTTgtcgttgtcctgatggaacacaatCCTCTACCATTAGCCAAATCTGGTCACTTTTGGGCGATTGCTTACTTCAgtccaattgttgacagtacgGATATGAATTAAGAGTTTAATTCCTGTCAATCCCATAAAACACATAGCGAAACCCTCCCAATGGTAGCTGTCTTAAGTGACGAACTATTTATTATCAGCAAGCATCCATTTCAGAAATGGATCGATTTTATTGCGATTCAACTGTGATGTGCAGATCGGTCCATGAGGTTTTTTTGCGTTAACTCCTGTGACACTCACAAATCGTGCTTCTTTTTGCAaccaaacttttttaattgttccAAACGATTATTGgcaaaatgtttttgtacaaatataatttttctaacgCAATAAAGCGAAACCGATCTCACTTACACCACGCGAGATACTGGATACTTAAACcaccttttgaaaaaaaaaataataatgaattgcCTTTTATTAGTATAAAGCATAGTCTCTTTTTTCTCGATATAATTTTCTTTGGCCAAATTgggtaattttttcgaaattctgtTCGCCGATGAAACCACTATCTCAACTGCTCCTTGACCTCTAGTGTAGTCCATAATTCGTCGACGGTTATCAAGGTTTCGCTGGTTTTCCGAAATGAGTAAACGTAGGACCCACAGTGCTGACAATTTTCTTATGACCAGTATTTAATTGAGTATAGGACCCTTGTAATCCATCCCAATGGACTATCTCAGCTATAGCAACAGTAGATGGTTCTTCAAAGCCCGAAATGAGACTACTTTGAAACTAATCAAACCAAATTTGGACTGTCACTATTGAAACAGAAAAAAGCAAAGAGCTTAagtgatattattttttccgaGTGTTTACTCAGGAACAGCGAGATTGAAaccatttcgaataaaataGATATTTGAATGACGCTCATCTAACACTAACAACTATAATCATCTATTTTATGATCGATTCTGTTTTGACTAAGAAGCGGCACAAAGTAGTTCATCATTAATTTTATGAGCGAAcacatttaaattcaattttgccATCATTTCGACAGCAAGAACACACAAATTTTATAACCGATACgtatttaacaaaaatcaaagtttttgaTGAGGGATTAGACATTGTTTGACAACAAAGAGACAGACATAAGGAAGGCGACAACACAATGGGCAGACGA contains:
- the LOC126760011 gene encoding uncharacterized protein LOC126760011; its protein translation is MRLLIVALALFAVSATAAPQYGYEPAGSASGLTARGSNGVLGGSGGVAPGIGGGAIGNGNSLSHGGGRGGDKYLPPESEQQAPLINKQFYTISAPEDNATKSKHLVLGKPQKNFRVIFIKAPTPDNVKYSAEFAPQEEKTVIYVLHKKGEDIDAANIGTPAPTVPSKPEVFFIKYKTPEEAQQAQKEIQDQYDQLGGNNQFGEDTAPITSVVGALDSLNPDGSYNYRQVNGGSANLAEPQQPQQPSSQYLPSFLKV